A window from Malania oleifera isolate guangnan ecotype guangnan chromosome 7, ASM2987363v1, whole genome shotgun sequence encodes these proteins:
- the LOC131159399 gene encoding F-box protein At1g49360-like isoform X2: MYLKNGDGICYLSDPIHGNTFKRKNLPEMLSGAEIYCSWDGWLLMSKDMESIFFFNPFTAEQGEYPRREMFCIVGIGFSTLPTSLDCTTIVIFDTHDTTCFSFIHSREMAWRYVYQVNGRDFTAVCNPVFLDTAFYVLGSNGNLGVFNLNIGEGHCDVLAKPERPCNSFSHGYLVECDGELLSVFVGHLGKWVEVFRLNRTDMVWVKIESLGNHMLFVSDSSCVWAVAKTPEMGNKIYFPRFYGETQSIIFYSLETKRYHCFGYEISLENFYGTRKLNNCCWVEPNGF; encoded by the coding sequence ATGTACTTAAAGAACGGTGATGGAATTTGCTATCTTAGTGACCCAATTCATGGTAATACATTTAAAAGGAAGAACTTACCAGAAATGTTGTCAGGTGCTGAAATCTATTGTTCGTGGGATGGTTGGTTACTAATGTCTAAAGATATGGAGTCCATATTCTTCTTCAATCCTTTTACAGCGGAGCAAGGTGAATATCCCAGACGCGAAATGTTTTGTATAGTTGGAATCGGCTTTTCAACTTTGCCAACTTCTTTAGACTGCACGACTATTGTAATTTTCGATACACATGACACTACATGTTTTTCCTTTATTCATTCAAGGGAGATGGCGTGGAGATATGTTTACCAAGTTAATGGTCGTGATTTCACAGCAGTCTGCAACCCAGTTTTTCTAGATACAGCTTTTTACGTACTGGGTTCAAATGGGAATCTAGGAGTCTTCAACTTAAACATAGGGGAAGGCCATTGTGATGTTCTTGCAAAACCTGAAAGGCCCTGCAATTCCTTTTCCCATGGCTACTTGGTAGAATGTGATGGAGAGCTCTTATCAGTTTTTGTGGGTCATTTGGGAAAATGGGTTGAGGTCTTCAGGCTAAATCGCACTGACATGGTATGGGTCAAGATTGAGAGTTTGGGAAACCATATGCTCTTTGTTAGTGATTCGTCCTGTGTATGGGCAGTCGCTAAAACCCCAGAAATGGGGAACAAAATTTACTTTCCTAGATTTTATGGTGAGACTCAAAGCATTATTTTCTACTCTCTGGAAACAAAAAGGTATCACTGTTTTGGTTATGAGATTTCTTTGGAGAATTTCTACGGCACAAGGAAGCTAAACAATTGTTGTTGGGTTGAGCCGAATGGGTTTTAG
- the LOC131159399 gene encoding uncharacterized protein LOC131159399 isoform X1: MEKDAGSRKGRQFPPAPALLPWLVYPQGKTFKNQIFCSVSQPKQMLLMSTHRRADHIKHNMVVKSIPELRHRIIVGSCYGWLLVFLDWDFSLFNPLTLSTIKLLNSIEDPFCFGICTLSSPPSNPTCTVFLFDNMSHHIIFCQLNDQRWTLQNYRKQIPNILRNELSWNMRFEIVVAFDSKLYALTLVSGMMVVIEVDDSHHLKITSLGIRGPNWPRNLISGWHFLLESCGEILVAQQLYGVRNDNEANTIKVHRLDFSRMIWVEVKSLDDRILFLGRNCSVSCLATETETQGNHIFFTELEEKSLYSFNIEEASISAYMSWPDIPTPWHRPIWVMPNRRLAGMQAEAKQSDNTMKEEFPCKEDKEGSDDVEDVDQTDANTVNWSDLCFDIFSVVAKHLNLFDYMNFRAVCRDFRLAAPPTNWKTASPMLKNHILSHGLCT, encoded by the exons ATGGAGAAGGATGCTGGCAGCAGAAAAGGTCGTCAGTTCCCCCCGGCGCCCGCACTTTTACCATGGCTTGTATACCCTCAAGGGAAAACttttaaaaaccagattttttgCTCTGTATCACAGCCAAAGCAGATGTTGCTTATGAGCACCCATCGCAGAGCTGATCATATTAAGCATAACATGGTTGTTAAGAGCATTCCTGAGCTGCGACATCGCATTATCGTAGGTTCCTGCTATGGGTGGCTTCTTGTATTCCTTGACTGGGACTTCTCTCTCTTTAATCCTTTGACGTTATCCACCATCAAATTGCTAAATTCTATTGAAGATCCTTTCTGCTTTGGCATTTGCACGTTGTCATCCCCTCCAAGCAATCCTACTTGTACAGTTTTTCTTTTTGATAATATGTCCCACCACATTATATTTTGTCAACTCAATGACCAGCGATGGACTCTGCAAAACTACAGAAAACAGATTCCAAACATTTTAAGAAATGAATTAAGCTGGAATATGAGGTTTGAAATTGTTGTTGCTTTTGATTCTAAATTATATGCCTTGACTTTAGTAAGTGGTATGATGGTGGTTATTGAGGTTGATGATTCACACCACCTTAAGATCACATCCCTCGGAATCAGGGGGCCAAATTGGCCAAGAAATTTGATCTCTGGATGGCACTTTCTGTTGGAATCATGTGGTGAAATCCTTGTGGCTCAACAGCTCTATGGAGTGAGGAACGACAATGAAGCCAACACCATAAAGGTTCATAGACTGGACTTTTCTCGGATGATCTGGGTAGAGGTGAAAAGCTTGGACGACAGAATTTTGTTTTTGGGTCGTAATTGTTCAGTTTCATGTCTTGCAACAGAAACAGAAACCCAAGGGAATCACATATTCTTTACTGAGCTAGAAGAAAAAAGCTTGTATTCATTCAACATTGAAGAAGCAAGCATTTCAGCCTACATGTCTTGGCCAGATATACCCACACCGTGGCATAGGCCCATTTGGGTCATGCCTAATCGCAG GTTAGCTGGCATGCAAGCAGAGGCCAAACAGAGTGATAACACTATGAAAGAAGAATTCCCTTGTAAGGAGGATAAGGAAGGCAGCGATGATGTCGAGGATGTGGATCAAACAGATGCAAATACAGTAAATTGGAGTGATctttgttttgatattttttctGTGGTTGCAAAGCATCTTAATCTGTTTGATTACATGAACTTTCGAGCTGTTTGTAGAGATTTTCGATTAGCTGCCCCTCCAACAAATTGGAAGACTGCGTCTCCTATGTTAAAGAATCATATTCTATCCCATGGTTTATGTACTTAA